From Cydia fagiglandana chromosome 6, ilCydFagi1.1, whole genome shotgun sequence, the proteins below share one genomic window:
- the LOC134665113 gene encoding uncharacterized protein LOC134665113, producing METTSKARTPSRCREWERQRRNKFNDAITKLGEAVKAINKVDNPSDKDSDNVQYPKIEIVQKAIACLTNCAQEKTQLKAEILALQVKIEASKQNPESKDASTQVHTSFSKKMQNGKYIKLLMLQKSKRKALKEKQILTTNVTVEGKSKKDKLKLNKVPLQPPKILPKSTLNDKKRTENTIVVLPAAPYLFPQRPLFLPAVPPAFVIVDPNIQTLNKPSVPTVNRIGGDTTKTTMVNILPISAYSRPLSATKTKKVNSKSKNDTTKKVKKKPNIPKTVKEPVNKKQTNNVTDETNLKNNENPPIEEQKEVLVTDTEVKCSKDPITKIKPSNVDDNVVQSQKKKEDETGVANNKVTINTLKTGETPDSIKTVEKVNLNENQKAIVPPVQTNRNEILKEVNISLKSASKDKENKLPNILDTSLCESGVDGGNARLELAEEFLAASPTAAFLMSFPLVSGNRADSPAEDASNTVHTNVKDTSTQIAMPPAPNEIYFEKPSSNNDIKTKPIHKQPTSTAVPEKQSAQNKYLDNNILSKSVAKTPSSVAASHPSNENPFLSLPMPSLIITTTQSDTFGLDFDCSISKSIPSQSSAYVSNSNLFYKSDPFNAVKSTIYSTSSIASGHEFNSLGLYPCAMEKYNKNKSDYTNVEDNLMKIGSSRLTYDIDLGWSHKGFDFVNCTTNSNTFSKDILTTATAPTYSSSYNPFNPEFHVPLVSASSKKDSSTKPMASFAETITSFYSTPQPTNLWSEEMCFYNNSSASKTLNKHQNYLHLEHSQPNASIKPAVTKQYESKIIPDPSLQNTVKPPNETIRQQLPEKYNKKSPNKMHINWMTSELRPMQNNCIPPPQTEMKEPHKQPYGQVEHASKKQDQHEGNYFPIAIHNFAAQPAQEDFQVWPSTRPLGTTEISIEPPPINLPTLVGDLALGPHDKKKNADLSNRIGVQPDIQNCGNFLSVTQLMNRSSDNATSRYHSSTTETPKTIAPKQNNVQFPNDVNRKPMSSRVEINLPQPCYVFNDPKHSYENMGQFSQQKAKTNKSDKSTKVHKNNYSAEALIRSGNCTQKVQDHIGPKFMAPSQKYGDFNTSQDTSVAQVSHFPPILDYSDNSYTGQQFSGTTLYNATTNTISNSFYSNFMSGSANIMTGSYSSAPFTGDFMDYNQAECNYSNNKYEEFKMRGNPVFQDKVPSNYKSSRRESGTKHKLECSKKESKKYQNKRAKVTETEEWSDANLFWQNKGQSKKGPNMLSEELSFANYVGNGMAPQYQHELFNSHLVNAPADRSLATFPATSRANFNLSTIFPEITMKVQ from the exons ATGGAAACGACGTCAAAAGCTCGAACGCCAAG CCGTTGCCGCGAATGGGAGAGACAAAGGCGTAACAAATTTAATGATGCAATTACAAAACTCGGTGAAGCTGTTAAAGCTATCAACAAAGTCGACAATCCATCGGACAAGGATTCAGATAATGTCCAGTACCCAAAAATTGAAATTGTACAGAAAGCCATAGCATGCCTCACAAATTGTGCCCAAGAAAAAACACAACTGA AGGCTGAAATTTTAGCTCTTCAAGTAAAAATTGAAGCAAGCAAACAAAATCCTGAATCTAAGGATGCATCGACACAAGTTCATACAAGCTTCAGTAAAAAAATGCAAA ATGGAAAATATATTAAACTATTAATGCTTCAGAAGTCAAAAAGAAAAGCTCTTAAGGAAAAGCAAATTCTGACAACCAATGTTACAGTGGAAGGAAAATCAAAGAAAGATAAACTGAAACTAAATAAAGTACCTCTACAACCACCGAAAATATTGCCTAAATCAACCCTGAATGACaagaaaa GAACTGAAAACACTATAGTGGTGTTGCCAGCTGCACCATACCTGTTTCCGCAAAGACCATTATTCTTGCCAGCAGTGCCACCAGCTTTTGTTATAGTGGATCCAAACATACAGACTTTAAATaaaccttctgtacctacagTGAATAGAATAGGTGGAGATACAACTAAAACCACCATGGTAAACATTTTACCAATATCTGCTTACTCTCGACCACTAtcagcaacaaaaacaaaaaaagtgaACTCCAAATCCAAAAATGATACcactaaaaaagtaaaaaagaagCCAAATATACCAAAAACTGTTAAAGAACcagtaaataagaaacaaactAATAATGTCACTGATGAAACAAACttgaaaaataatgaaaatccACCCATAGAGGAACAAAAAGAAGTGTTAGTAACTGATACAGAAGTTAAATGTTCAAAAGATCCAATAACCAAAATTAAACCTTCAAATGTAGATGATAATGTTGTCCAAAGTCAGAAAAAGAAAGAGGACGAAACTGGTGTTGCAAACAATAAAGTAACTATTAATACTTTAAAAACAGGAGAAACACCAGACTCCATAAAAACTGTTGAAAAGgtaaatttaaatgaaaatcAAAAGGCGATTGTACCACCTGTTCAAACGAATAGAAATGAAATCCTCAAAGaagtaaacatatctttgaagtCAGCCTCAAAAgacaaagaaaataaattacCAAATATTCTAGATACTTCCCTATGTGAGAGTGGAGTAGATGGTGGAAATGCTCGGCTAGAGCTAGCTGAGGAATTCTTGGCAGCCTCTCCTACCGCTGCATTCCTCATGTCTTTCCCTCTCGTCAGTGGTAATCGCGCGGACAGTCCTGCAGAAGACGCTTCAAACACCGTTCATACTAATGTCAAAGACACTAGCACACAAATAGCTATGCCTCCTGCACCAAACGAGATATATTTTGAAAAACCTAGCTCTAATAATGACATCAAAACAAAACCAATACATAAACAACCTACCTCAACAGCTGTTCCTGAAAAACAATcagcacaaaataaatatttagataataatATCCTCAGCAAATCGGTAGCGAAAACGCCTAGTTCCGTTGCAGCGTCACATCCGTCCAATGAGAACCCGTTCCTGAGTTTACCAATGCCATCATTAATAATAACCACGACACAGTCTGACACTTTCGGCCTAGACTTTGACTGCAGCATAAGCAAGTCCATCCCGAGCCAGTCGTCAGCCTACGTCAGCAACAGTAACTTATTCTACAAGAGCGATCCGTTCAACGCTGTCAAAAGCACTATTTATAGCACCAGCAGTATCGCTTCAGGGCACGAATTTAACAGCCTCGGGCTCTATCCGTGCGCAATGgagaaatacaataaaaataaatcagatTACACAAACGTTGAGGATAACCTTATGAAAATTGGATCGTCTCGATTAACATACGACATTGATCTCGGTTGGTCACACAAAGGATTCGATTTCGTAAATTGCACCACAAATTCCAACACGTTTAGTAAAGACATCCTAACCACCGCGACGGCCCCCACATATTCTTCGTCTTACAACCCATTCAACCCAGAGTTCCACGTCCCGCTGGTATCAGCTTCCAGTAAAAAAGATTCATCGACCAAACCCATGGCTTCATTTGCGGAAACaataacaagcttttattcaaCTCCACAACCTACGAATCTATGGTCGGAAGAGATGTGCTTTTATAACAATAGTAGTGCTTCTAAAACATTGAATAAACACCAGAATTATCTCCATCTAGAACACTCCCAACCGAATGCTTCAATCAAACCTGCTGTAACCAAACAATATGAAAGCAAAATTATCCCAGATCCCAGTTTGCAAAATACTGTGAAACCTCCCAATGAAACCATTAGGCAGCAATTACCTGAGAAATACAACAAAAAGTCACCAAATAAAATGCATATCAATTGGATGACGTCCGAGCTGCGGCCAATGCAAAACAATTGCATCCCACCACCACAAACGGAAATGAAAGAACCTCACAAACAACCGTATGGTCAAGTAGAACACGCTTCTAAAAAGCAAGACCAACACGAGGGAAATTATTTCCCCATTGCTATACATAACTTTGCAGCTCAACCTGCTCAGGAAGATTTTCAGGTTTGGCCGTCGACAAGACCTCTAGGCACTACGGAGATAAGCATTGAACCACCGCCTATAAATTTACCAACATTGGTCGGAGATCTGGCTTTAGGACCGCACGATAAGAAGAAAAATGCAGATTTATCAAATAGAATCGGAGTCCAGCCAGATATTCAGAACTGTGGTAACTTTTTATCTGTTACCCAACTCATGAACCGTTCATCCGACAATGCAACTTCACGTTACCATAGCTCTACTACGGAAACTCCGAAAACGATAGCACCAAAACAGAATAATGTGCAATTCCCTAATGATGTCAACCGTAAACCAATGTCGTCACGCGTTGAAATTAATTTACCGCAACCGTGTTATGTTTTTAACGATCCAAAACATTCTTATGAAAACATGGGCCAATTTTCGCAACAGAAAGCAAAAACAAATAAGTCCGATAAAAGCACAAAGGTTCATAAGAATAATTATTCTGCAGAAGCATTAATTCGAAGTGGCAATTGCACACAGAAGGTTCAAGATCACATCGGTCCAAAGTTTATGGCCCCGTCCCAAAAGTACGGTGACTTCAATACCTCACAAGACACTAGTGTGGCTCAGGTCTCTCATTTCCCTCCTATACTGGATTATTCTGACAACAGTTACACTGGCCAACAATTTTCCGGAACAACATTATACAATGCCACCACTAATACTATATCAAATTCATTCTATTCTAACTTTATGTCGGGCAGCGCGAATATAATGACTGGCAGTTACTCAAGTGCTCCTTTTACTGGAGATTTCATGGATTACAACCAAGCAGAGTGCAATTATAGCAATAATAAATACGAGGAGTTCAAAATGCGCGGTAACCCGGTCTTCCAAGATAAAGTTCCTTCTAATTACAAGAGTTCTAGACGAGAATCTGGTACGAAGCACAAACTGGAATGTTCCAAGAAGGAAAGTAAAAAGTATCAAAACAAGCGGGCTAAAGTGACAGAGACGGAGGAGTGGAGCGATGCTAACCTGTTCTGGCAGAATAAGGGTCAGAGTAAGAAGGGTCCCAACATGTTGTCGGAGGAGCTGTCGTTCGCGAACTACGTGGGGAACGGCATGGCGCCGCAGTACCAGCACGAGCTGTTCAACAGCCACCTGGTGAACGCGCCCGCCGACCGCTCACTCGCTACTTTCCCTGCTACGTCGCGCGCAAATTTCAACCTCAGCACCATATTTCCGGAAATAACAATG AAAGTGCAGTAA
- the LOC134665112 gene encoding syntenin-1-like gives MSLYPSLEDMKVDTMVRAQMAQHQGPPPYTHNHLPVADAPSAPAPTGHFYPSLGEYMGLEFSESVIAANMPEYSVQTVQSGGAVSNLIAPLSSQSVSLQKATVTNAIRQVVLCKDADGKCGVRLHSVNSGVFVCYVAAGSPAALAGLRFGDQVLEINDVALAGLTMEKCHELLRKAPVNGITMAVRDRPFERTITLHKDSIGHVGFHFKDGKVVGLVKDSSAARNGMLTDHQLMEVNTINVVGMKDKEISKVIDNSPSVVNITIIPHYIYKHMISKMSSSLFKELDRTPAV, from the exons ATGTCGCTGTACCCTTCTTTGGAGGACATGAAGGTGGACACGATGGTGCGGGCCCAGATGGCCCAGCATCAGGGGCCACCACCCTACACTCACAACCACCTGCCAGTGGCAGATGCCCCATCCGCCCCTGCCCCAACTGGCCACTTCTACCCCTCCTTGGGAGAATACATGGGCCTTGAGTTCTCTGAAAGTGTCATAGCCGCGAATATGCCAGAATATTCAGTGCAAACC GTTCAATCTGGAGGGGCAGTAAGCAACCTCATAGCTCCCCTATCTTCTCAGTCAGTGTCCCTACAGAAAGCTACTGTAACCAATGCCATTAGGCAAGTGGTTCTCTGCAAAGATGCGGATGGCAAGTGTGGGGTCCGTCTGCATTCCGTCAACAGTGGTGTGTTCGTGTGCTATGTTGCTGCTGGAAGCCCTGCAGCTCTGGCGGGGCTCAGATTTGGAGACCAAGTGCTGGAAATTAATGATGTAGCACTTGCTGGCTTGACTATGGAGAAGTGCCATGAGTTGTTGCGAAAGGCGCCAGTCAATGGAATCACTATGGCAGTGAGGGAcag GCCTTTTGAGAGGACTATTACCCTGCACAAAGACTCCATTGGACATGTGGGCTTCCACTTCAAAGACGGAAAGGTTGTCGGTCTAGTAAAAGATTCATCTGCAGCCCGTAACGGAATGTTGACAGACCATCAGCTAATGGAAGTGAACACAATCAATGTTGTTGGAATGAAAGATAAAGAGATATCAAAAGTCATTGATAACAGCCCTTCTGTCGTAAACATCACAATTATTCCACACTATATTTACAAGCACATGATAAGCAA GATGTCTTCGTCACTGTTCAAGGAGCTTGACCGTACACCAGCTGTCTaa